A genomic window from Chaetodon trifascialis isolate fChaTrf1 chromosome 22, fChaTrf1.hap1, whole genome shotgun sequence includes:
- the parpbp gene encoding PCNA-interacting partner — MVKIFRREYHRVLQSERTTIHGADDMLMVLQLAMAEVNKQHGGEFKVALSDVLMAWKHLLLDKLHLPPPSSARLENYDLILEVYESFLKRSNTVDLLDILSMYKQLRLVDSDPEEPVSPVKTAVRRVFCSYLNLLVNSKNDMALALTLDVPSRALGQQAFTDIKHAARNSNTSLFLAVTSFVRAIQLGGKGYAPAESDPLRKHVKGLSDFVQFLDNLEEILGEIPDPSVCGARLVAAIRAVLVKGRSSGDAVYAAAEETAKELKERICQLHQIQQQTANASRTGISPARPKVHAVNHATAYGGRDTVKVLMALLDEDASAPPCQNKADLLSEDQPVLSGAEGACMLTLFRSPEVSAGCSPEPLRNRVQSRLDLLKPKAKDRVIRSQFACTYKDEELPLNRVLEFPSSSQVPTCVHPAPKPKNTLAADEECSSDVEETTTASECPNKEQSGMRRGAALGQRCGNAQNRGAGPGSRKKTGIQTQGSKRKQVDSDQRGGSENEPPQKKQPTVSVKMSGKTVSKASSKKKLIAGQGKLTSFFRV, encoded by the exons ATGGTGAAAATCTTTAGGAGAGAGTACCACAGGGTTTTGCAGTCTGAGAGGACCACCATTCATGGAGCTGACGACATGCTGATGGTGCTGCAGCTGGCCATGGCAGAGGTTAATAAGCAG CACGGCGGAGAGTTCAAAGTGGCTCTGAGTGATGTCCTGATGGCCTGGAAACACTTACTGTTAGACAAACTTCACCTGCCACCCCCCAGCTCTGCACGCTTGGAGAACTATGATCTCATCCTGGAGGTATACGAATCCTTCCTGAAGCGCTCCAACACTGTGGACCTGCTTGATATCCTCTCCATGTACAAACAGCTGAGACTCGTGGACTCGGACCCAGAGGAGCCTGTGAGCCCG GTGAAAACTGCAGTGAGAAGGGTTTTCTGCTCCTATCTGAATTTGCTTGTGAACTCCAAGAACGACATGGCCTTGGCGCTAACCCTTGACGTGCCGAGTCGGGCTCTAGGACAGCAGGCATTCACCGACATAAAACATGCTGCGCGTAACAGCAACACGTCTCTTTTCCTG GCTGTGACATCTTTTGTGAGGGCCATCCAGCTCGGAGGGAAGGGCTACGCTCCAGCTGAGTCTGACCCACTGAGGAAACATGTCAAAGGCCTGTCTGACTTTGTCCAGTTTCTAGACAACCTGGAAGAAATACTGGGGGAGATTCCTGACCCAAG TGTGTGCGGAGCCAGGCTGGTGGCTGCCATCAGGGCGGTGCTGGTGAAGGGCCGCAGCAGCGGAGATGCAGTGTacgctgcagctgaagagacggcgaaggagctgaaggagcgGATCTGCCAGCTACACCAGATCCAGCAACAGACCGCTAATGCAAGCCGGACCGGGATAAGCCCTGCCAGG CCAAAGGTGCACGCAGTCAACCACGCCACAGCGTACGGAGGTCGGGACACTGTGAAGGTGCTGATGGCTCTGCTGGATGAAGACGCGTCGGCTCCTCCGTGTCAGAACAAGGCAGATCTGCTGTCTGAGGACCAGCCCGTCCTCAGTGGAGCAGAGGGGGCCTGCATGCTCACCCTGTTCAG ATCCCCTGAAGTGTCTGCTGGATGTTCTCCAGAACCTCTGAGGAACCGAGTCCAAAGCCGGCTAGACCTGCTCAAACCCAAG GCCAAGGACAGAGTCATTCGATCCCAGTTTGCGTGCACATACAAAGATGAAGAACTGCCACTCAACCGTGTGCTGGAGTTCCCCAGCAGCAGTCAGGTCCCTACCTGTGTGCACCCAGCACCCAAACCCAAAAACACCCTAGCTGCGGATGAGGAGTGCAGCTCGGATGTGGAGGAGACAACCACAG CCTCTGAATGTCCAAATAAGGAGCAGAGCGGCATGCGGCGGGGGGCTGCTCTCGGGCAAAGATGTGGAAATGCCCAAAACAGAGGTGCAGGCCCGGGTAGTAGAAAGAAAACTGGCATTCAGACGCAGGGCAGCAAGAGGAAGCAGGTGGATTCTGATCAACGTGGAGGATCAGAGAACGAGCCTCCGCAGAAGAAGCAGCCCACGGTCTCAGTCAAAATGTCTGGCAAGACTGTCAGCAAGGCCTCGAGTAAGAAGAAGCTGATAGCCGGGCAGGGAAAGCTAACCAGCTTCTTCAGAGTCTAA
- the pmch gene encoding pro-MCH has product MISVYSVLYTLVLVSELSSHSAAVAAPANKEEDIVTEQDGLGVLLEDEPMIEPAVVPPVYWWKHVLDNSVRDEDGKHFISDARLKRQSIRGLNPAFTRSLPPLADRSLSYTPAEHSLKFDRRNTDLDVLRCMIGRVYRPCWQE; this is encoded by the exons ATGATCTCTGTGTACTCTGTCCTGTATACTCTAGTGCTGGTCTCAGAGCTGAGCAGCCACTCGGCCGCTGTAGCCGCGCCtgcaaacaaagaagaagacatcGTAACAGAGCAAGATGGCCTGGGCGTGCTGCTGGAGGACGAGCCCATGATCGAGCCCGCTGTGGTTCCTCCTGTGTACTGGTGGAAGCATGTGCTGGACAACAGCGTGAGGGATGAAGATGGAAAACACTTCATCTCG GACGCGAGGCTGAAAAGACAAAGTATTCGTGGGCTGAACCCGGCCTTCACCCGGAGTCTTCCTCCGCTCGCAGACCGAAGCTTGAGCTACACTCCCGCCGAGCACAGTTTGAAATTTGATCGCAGAAACACCGACCTCGACG TGCTGCGGTGTATGATAGGAAGAGTGTACCGACCCTGCTGGCAAGAATAG